Proteins encoded by one window of Gordonia jinghuaiqii:
- a CDS encoding glycosyltransferase, producing the protein MPQLLDTVTFSILVPSFNPGRYFEHAIRSALHQMGAGDEIIVQDACSTDGTQDVLAALVNEDPRITAVIEEDGGQSDALNRALARATGQWVIWLNADDILLDGALPAVRAALRENTDAWVLTGDHQLLRADGDVAGTLRGRPIETRTLLRRSTCASFSGSVILRRDFLTELGGFETELHCTMDYSLQFRIAEAVPRQSAIPVPIGALRFHDASKSANLWRTFLSESFRLRMRYAGSVTERALGVFGTAEQALSFLVFRIRLTPTYRRLRGVLHR; encoded by the coding sequence ATGCCACAGCTTCTTGACACCGTGACCTTCTCGATCCTCGTACCGTCGTTCAATCCGGGCCGGTACTTCGAGCACGCCATCCGGTCGGCGCTTCACCAGATGGGTGCCGGCGACGAGATCATCGTGCAGGACGCGTGCTCGACCGACGGCACCCAGGACGTCCTGGCTGCGCTCGTCAACGAGGACCCGCGGATCACGGCCGTGATCGAAGAGGACGGCGGCCAGTCCGACGCCCTCAACCGTGCGCTCGCACGGGCCACGGGGCAGTGGGTCATCTGGCTCAACGCCGACGACATCCTCCTCGACGGCGCACTGCCCGCCGTCCGTGCGGCGTTGCGCGAGAACACCGACGCGTGGGTCCTGACCGGTGATCATCAGCTGCTGCGCGCCGACGGCGACGTGGCGGGCACGTTACGCGGACGCCCCATCGAGACGCGAACCCTGTTGCGGCGCTCCACCTGTGCGTCGTTCTCCGGTTCGGTGATCCTCCGTCGCGACTTCCTCACCGAACTCGGCGGTTTCGAGACCGAACTGCACTGCACGATGGACTACTCGCTGCAGTTCCGGATCGCCGAGGCTGTGCCGCGGCAGAGCGCGATCCCGGTGCCGATCGGTGCGCTGCGCTTCCACGACGCGTCGAAGTCGGCGAACCTGTGGCGGACGTTTCTGAGCGAATCGTTCCGGCTGCGGATGCGGTACGCCGGGTCGGTCACCGAACGCGCCCTGGGCGTCTTCGGCACCGCCGAACAAGCGTTGTCGTTCCTCGTCTTCCGTATTCGCCTGACACCCACGTATCGAAGGTTGCGCGGTGTCCTCCACCGTTGA
- a CDS encoding glycosyltransferase: MLTLLSRAGEFGGPATVAVNQCRALAERGHDVTLIAGSFDGPAMAPNVSGVRILTFTTRTLGAGPSFSRIVSPTMFRWIWSHAAEFDVAHIHLSRDFVTLPAALLLSRRDIPTHVQTHGMINPRPALPYQAIDRTLTIPAVRNAHTAFYLNDAELTKLRSAIGRGAQYAHLGNGVPLPERTGQVTASDDLPEVLFLARLHPRKRALTFARAAIALAPLFDARFTIIGPDEGDGAALDEILGYFGTTVDADVAGRITRMPAIPASDVPGRLARATVYVLPSVHEPLPMSVLEAMAAGLPVIVTDTCGFAGLVADADAGLVVDDTVGSLITALTTLLADPRRARDMGRRGRRAVEQHWGIASIAEELEKRYATAS, translated from the coding sequence GTGCTGACACTTCTGTCGCGGGCCGGGGAGTTCGGCGGCCCGGCGACCGTCGCGGTCAACCAGTGTCGCGCGCTGGCCGAACGCGGACACGACGTGACGCTCATCGCCGGGTCGTTCGACGGCCCGGCGATGGCGCCGAACGTGTCCGGTGTTCGCATCCTGACCTTCACCACCCGGACCCTCGGCGCCGGACCCAGCTTCTCGCGCATCGTCTCACCGACCATGTTCCGGTGGATCTGGTCGCACGCCGCGGAGTTCGACGTCGCCCACATCCACCTGAGCCGTGACTTCGTGACCCTGCCCGCCGCACTGTTGCTGTCGCGGCGCGACATACCGACACACGTCCAGACGCACGGGATGATCAACCCGCGACCTGCCCTCCCCTACCAGGCGATCGACCGGACCCTCACCATTCCCGCGGTCCGCAACGCGCACACCGCCTTCTATCTCAACGACGCCGAGCTGACCAAGCTCCGGTCTGCGATCGGCCGCGGCGCCCAGTATGCCCACCTGGGGAACGGGGTACCGCTACCCGAACGCACCGGGCAGGTCACCGCGAGCGACGATCTCCCCGAGGTGCTGTTCCTGGCCCGGCTGCATCCCCGGAAACGAGCTCTCACCTTCGCGCGCGCCGCCATCGCACTTGCACCGCTGTTCGACGCCCGGTTCACCATCATCGGACCCGACGAGGGTGACGGTGCCGCACTCGACGAGATCCTCGGGTACTTCGGCACCACCGTCGACGCCGACGTCGCGGGCCGGATCACCCGGATGCCCGCCATCCCGGCGAGCGACGTCCCCGGCAGGCTCGCCCGCGCCACGGTCTATGTTCTTCCGTCGGTGCACGAGCCGCTGCCCATGTCGGTCCTCGAGGCGATGGCCGCAGGTCTGCCGGTGATCGTCACCGACACCTGCGGATTCGCCGGGCTCGTCGCAGACGCCGACGCGGGGCTCGTCGTCGACGACACGGTCGGGAGCCTGATCACCGCACTCACCACGCTTCTCGCCGATCCCCGGCGCGCACGCGACATGGGGCGACGCGGACGACGTGCCGTCGAACAGCACTGGGGAATCGCGTCGATCGCAGAAGAACTGGAGAAGCGTTATGCCACAGCTTCTTGA
- a CDS encoding acetyltransferase — MTVMNIPTTTTARAEITSDVEPRRLRDYVVDKSDRGRNRIWLITWLGMGPIFRSGLGGKRFRSALLRMFGAGVGAGCDIHRSFRVHYPWKLDLGERVHVADGVWIVNPEPVSVGADCLLGARTVICSGGHDHKSPTFTRTSQAVVVEDRCRLGEGVTVLKGVVLKADSEVPSGAVVIPSTRATRSGAA; from the coding sequence ATGACCGTCATGAACATCCCGACCACCACGACGGCGCGCGCGGAGATCACCTCCGACGTCGAGCCACGGCGGCTGCGCGACTACGTGGTCGACAAGTCCGACCGCGGACGCAACCGGATCTGGCTGATCACCTGGCTGGGGATGGGCCCGATCTTCCGTAGTGGGCTGGGAGGCAAACGTTTCCGCAGCGCGCTGCTGCGGATGTTCGGCGCCGGGGTCGGTGCCGGGTGCGACATCCACCGTTCGTTCCGGGTGCATTACCCGTGGAAACTCGACCTCGGTGAGCGGGTACACGTCGCCGACGGGGTGTGGATCGTCAACCCGGAGCCGGTGTCGGTGGGTGCCGATTGCCTGCTCGGCGCACGCACCGTCATCTGTTCGGGCGGGCACGATCACAAGTCGCCGACGTTCACCCGCACCAGCCAGGCCGTGGTCGTCGAAGACCGGTGCCGCCTCGGCGAGGGAGTCACCGTGCTCAAAGGCGTGGTGCTGAAAGCTGATTCCGAGGTGCCGTCGGGCGCTGTGGTCATCCCGTCCACCCGCGCCACCCGGAGTGGTGCCGCGTGA